One Tetrapisispora phaffii CBS 4417 chromosome 3, complete genome DNA segment encodes these proteins:
- the YPF1 gene encoding aspartic endopeptidase (similar to Saccharomyces cerevisiae YKL100C; ancestral locus Anc_2.481), with product MRESIDSIKNYIWAFLVKNSSPELPHIDNDDLKNIFEKVNDILQSKQSTVNYKFEKLTNELGFMITKLVFSYSVYINYFILTVLALSLVIVGSFGSITSIPYTALPPTKIHPLFHPTDLDVDQDCHIVYKNDKDSKKKHDIMDEKHAIILPITSSIALCGLYIVIKKFEVQWLKYVMWMLTLNMKIVNLPSTKFVVTYIFHAFSRTLTSITRKWDPLSYSPRFRLTLSDDNEAINANSGIITNFGYKEYLESDDSKLYYQATIDEIDKDSSIKFFYRREFIEPSSVTAKRQIFNIYFDNASFYAFIFSLISTVMYHYFSDNWLMTNIVSVNMAIWAISNLKLKNLRSGTLILVALFFYDIFFVFGTDVMVTVATNIDLPVKLTVPTKFNTSESKFEFAMLGLGDIALPGMFIAMCYKFDIWKYHYDNTDTEFHLLNKKYAGKYFIVACASYTLALVTCMVALTIYNTAQPALLYIVPSLVISTVLTALISREFNLFWTFQYDTIELGENMLEVEDTDKGVSTKAMTYAEYIMTDNDEDDNEDYTEEDALMDEKYSDYDSEDTDDTISMSQE from the coding sequence ATGAGAGAATCTattgattcaattaaaaattatatatggGCTTTCTTGGTGAAGAATAGTTCACCAGAATTACCTCATAtagataatgatgatttgAAGAACATCTTTGAAAAGGTTAATGACATATTACAATCCAAACAATCTACTGTTAATTACAAATTTGAGAAATTAACTAATGAACTTGGTTTCATGATTACGAAATTGGTATTCAGTTATTctgtttatattaattatttcatATTGACAGTCCTTGCTTTGTCTTTAGTTATCGTTGGTTCTTTTGGTTCGATTACTTCAATCCCTTATACTGCTTTACCACCAACCAAGATCCATCCTCTGTTTCATCCAACTGATCTTGATGTTGACCAAGACTGCCATATTGTCTACAAAAACGATAAAgattcaaagaaaaaacacGATATTATGGATGAAAAACATGCTATAATATTACCAATTACATCAAGCATAGCATTATGTGgattatatattgttatcaaaaaattcgAAGTTCAATGGTTGAAATATGTTATGTGGATGTTAACATTGAACATGAAGATTGTAAATCTACCATCCACAAAATTTGTAGTTACCTATATTTTCCATGCTTTTTCCCGTACGTTAACATCCATCACTAGAAAATGGGATCCATTAAGTTATTCTCCAAGGTTTAGATTAACTTTGTCTGATGATAACGAGGCAATTAATGCAAATAGTGGTATCATAACTAACTTTGGTTACAAAGAATATCTTGAATCCGATGATTCCAAGCTGTATTACCAAGCTACTATCGACgaaattgataaagatTCAAGTATTAAATTCTTCTACAGGAGAGAATTTATTGAACCAAGTTCTGTAACAGCCAAGAGacaaattttcaatatttattttgataatgcTTCATTTTATGCGTTTATCTTTAGTTTAATTTCTACTGTAATGTATCACTACTTTTCCGACAATTGGTTAATGACAAATATTGTTAGTGTTAATATGGCTATCTGGGCTATTTCCAATTTGaagttaaagaatttaagaTCTGGCACTCTGATCTTAGTTGCGTTGTTCTTTTATGATATATTCTTCGTATTTGGTACCGACGTAATGGTAACAGTTGCCACAAACATCGACTTACCTGTCAAATTAACTGTACCAACTAAATTTAATACATCAGAAAGCAAGTTTGAATTTGCAATGTTAGGATTAGGTGACATTGCATTACCAGGAATGTTCATCGCAATGTGTTacaaatttgatatttggAAATATCATTATGATAATACCGATACAGAATtccatttattaaataaaaaatatgccggcaaatattttattgtagCATGTGCCAGCTATACACTGGCTTTAGTAACATGTATGGTTGCATTGACAATATATAACACGGCTCAGCCGGCACTGCTATACATTGTACCAAGTCTAGTGATCTCAACGGTATTGACTGCACTGATCTCTCGTGAATTTAACTTATTTTGGACTTTCCAATACGACACAATCGAGTTGGGAGAGAACATGTTAGAAGTCGAAGACACTGACAAAGGGGTATCGACAAAAGCAATGACATATGCCGAGTATATCATGACAGACAATGACGAAGATGATAACGAGGATTATACAGAAGAAGATGCACTAATGGACGAAAAATATTCTGACTACGATTCCGAAGATACAGATGACACTATCTCTATGAGTCAAGAATAA
- the MTC2 gene encoding Mtc2p (similar to Saccharomyces cerevisiae YKL098W; ancestral locus Anc_2.483): MDDKLKTLVAFRNILQFSIILRRSFVCIINEDQQNIDQTLLLKNSEIIETRIGEDYEGIDIEILDKFEIIPPVHRQRIKISIISNVEDLESKDQINLVRYLRAPGLNHIFIGLLYFDCTNARTKETIATQDWLRNSIWMSCVIKDMKHIEMYDELLSSGNNDTRYAKINLAQQRLLDDIHVDPRVKRYVLDVIVHLRMHTLSYKQKGGGIHPRSLEDVILLSKVIRLSQFAAVELKTSTNDPDVKKKTPTLYIMSEHIRLAALMYFPFHLILIRDSSMDVSVSYGSNKELIDDFIEKLHTINDAVDRQNPLLIQEIVIRDVLRKVIPPI; this comes from the coding sequence atgGATGATAAGTTGAAAACTTTAGTTGCATTTCGCAATATATTGCAATTCAGTATTATTTTACGTAGGAGTTTTGTCTGCATTATTAATGAAGACCAACAGAATATTGATCAAACTCTATTGCTTAAAAATAGCGAGATAATTGAGACTAGAATTGGTGAAGATTATGAAGgtattgatattgaaatattagaTAAATTCGAAATTATACCTCCTGTACACAGAcaaagaattaaaattagtATTATCAGCAACGTTGAAGATTTGGAATCGAAGGATCAGATAAATTTAGTTAGATATCTGAGAGCCCCAGGTTTGAATCATATTTTCATAGGCTTACTGTATTTTGATTGCACGAATGCAAGGACTAAGGAAACAATTGCCACACAAGATTGGCTAAGAAACTCGATTTGGATGTCTTGTGTTATTAAAGACATGAAACATATTGAAATGTACGATGAACTCCTGAGCTCGGGAAATAATGATACAAGATATGCCAAGATTAATCTTGCGCAACAAAGATTGCTCGATGATATTCATGTTGATCCTAGAGTTAAAAGGTACGTATTAGACGTTATAGTTCATTTGAGAATGCATACATTATCATACAAGCAAAAGGGAGGCGGTATCCATCCTAGGTCGCTAGAAGATGTAATATTACTATCAAAAGTTATCCGTTTATCTCAATTTGCAGCAGTAGAACTTAAGACTTCAACTAACGATCCTGATGTAAAAAAAAAGACCCCAACACTATATATAATGTCAGAACATATTAGACTAGCCGCTTTAATGTATTTTCCATTccatttaatattaattcgGGATTCGTCAATGGATGTTAGCGTCTCTTACGGTAGTAATAAAGAATTGATCGATGACTTCATCGAAAAATTGCATACGATAAATGATGCTGTTGATAGACAGAATCCTTTGTTAATTCAAGAAATCGTAATTAGAGATGTCCTACGAAAAGTAATCCCACCTATTTGA